Proteins from one Desulfonema limicola genomic window:
- a CDS encoding chemotaxis protein CheB, whose product MQKSPMIAIGSSTGGPDALAKILSCLPESLNAVIVIIQHVDEDFSSALASWLDSQTPLKVKLAGEGAVPQKGTVYVAGTNSHLIINKNLRFSYISGLSNILYHPSIDIFFKSIALNICQSKQNHPGGMAVLLTGMGRDGAKGMLQLRNAGWHTIAQDKTSSAVYGMPKAAAELKAASEILHIDKIAPAIIKAFGGRNSKQI is encoded by the coding sequence ATGCAAAAATCTCCCATGATTGCCATAGGTTCTTCCACAGGGGGACCTGATGCCCTGGCAAAGATTCTTTCCTGCCTGCCGGAATCATTAAACGCAGTAATTGTAATCATCCAGCATGTTGACGAGGATTTTTCATCAGCCCTTGCAAGCTGGCTTGACAGCCAGACTCCTTTAAAGGTAAAACTTGCCGGTGAAGGAGCAGTACCCCAAAAAGGAACCGTATATGTAGCAGGTACAAACAGCCATCTTATCATAAATAAAAACCTCAGATTTTCTTATATCTCGGGCCTGTCAAATATTTTATATCATCCTTCAATAGATATATTTTTTAAAAGCATTGCTTTAAACATATGCCAGTCAAAACAAAACCACCCCGGGGGCATGGCTGTTTTACTGACAGGAATGGGCAGAGACGGTGCAAAGGGGATGCTGCAGCTTCGCAATGCAGGATGGCATACCATTGCCCAGGATAAAACAAGCAGTGCTGTTTATGGTATGCCGAAAGCAGCCGCAGAATTAAAAGCAGCATCTGAAATTCTCCATATAGATAAAATAGCACCAGCCATTATCAAAGCTTTTGGCGGCAGGAACAGCAAACAGATATAG
- a CDS encoding ATP-binding protein: MLKRNIDDLLSAWKQSSTRQPLLVRGARQIGKTFSITNFGKNQFDNIVTINFEEHPEFTQCFTSMDVSEIIEKISIISGMEIYPGKTLFFLDEIQECPSAIMSLRYFYEKMPELHVIGAGSLVEFALKSPNFRMPVGRISSLSMEPMSFFEFLDAMSFQKLRQHLEKVDIQTGIEPVFHEKLTMLLRKYLIIGGMPGLVSAYADNASPEQIKILQSSILQTYQADFAKYASTAQHKYLKDVFLAVPRLTGSQCKYSHINPHVQSRDIKNALNLLTDARCLHQVFHSSGMGIPLESQVNPKKFKLLFLDVGLMQRSLGLDSRLMLEKDIMTINSGSVSEQFIGQQLMASINCYEDKKLYFWTREKKNSNAEVDYLTTLGSSVFPVEVKSGKTGTLKSLRIFLDEHPECPFGIRFSMNELSMYDQVLSIPLYMAEQWKRLCADFMDF; the protein is encoded by the coding sequence ATGCTGAAACGCAATATTGACGATCTGCTGTCCGCCTGGAAACAAAGCAGCACACGGCAGCCTCTTCTTGTCAGAGGTGCAAGGCAGATTGGGAAAACCTTTTCAATTACGAATTTTGGGAAAAACCAGTTTGATAATATTGTTACAATAAATTTTGAAGAACATCCTGAATTTACGCAATGCTTTACATCAATGGATGTTTCTGAAATCATAGAGAAAATATCTATTATTTCAGGTATGGAAATTTATCCGGGTAAAACCCTGTTTTTCCTGGATGAAATACAGGAATGCCCTTCTGCAATTATGTCCCTGCGCTATTTTTATGAGAAAATGCCTGAACTTCATGTAATCGGCGCAGGGTCTCTTGTTGAATTTGCTTTAAAAAGTCCGAATTTCAGAATGCCGGTGGGACGTATCAGTTCCCTTTCTATGGAACCCATGTCTTTTTTTGAGTTTCTGGATGCCATGTCTTTTCAAAAACTCAGGCAGCATCTGGAAAAGGTTGATATCCAAACAGGTATTGAACCAGTGTTTCATGAAAAACTCACTATGCTGCTGCGCAAATACCTGATAATCGGCGGTATGCCCGGTTTGGTTTCAGCTTATGCAGATAATGCCTCCCCGGAACAAATCAAAATTCTGCAATCGTCTATTCTTCAGACATACCAGGCTGATTTTGCCAAATACGCTTCAACAGCACAGCATAAATACCTGAAAGACGTTTTCCTGGCAGTACCCCGCCTGACAGGTTCCCAATGTAAATATTCTCATATAAATCCCCATGTACAGTCCCGGGATATTAAAAATGCCCTGAATCTTTTGACAGATGCCAGATGTCTGCATCAGGTTTTTCATTCAAGCGGCATGGGTATTCCACTGGAATCACAGGTAAATCCCAAAAAATTCAAGCTGCTGTTTCTTGATGTCGGCCTTATGCAGAGATCCCTCGGACTTGACAGCCGGTTAATGCTTGAAAAAGATATTATGACGATAAACAGCGGGAGTGTATCAGAGCAGTTCATAGGCCAGCAGCTTATGGCTTCGATAAACTGCTATGAGGATAAAAAACTATATTTCTGGACAAGAGAGAAAAAAAACAGCAATGCTGAAGTGGATTATCTGACCACCCTGGGTTCTTCTGTCTTTCCAGTAGAAGTAAAATCCGGCAAAACAGGAACCCTGAAAAGTCTGCGGATTTTCCTTGACGAACATCCTGAATGTCCTTTTGGAATACGTTTTTCCATGAACGAACTGTCCATGTACGACCAGGTGCTTTCAATTCCTTTGTATATGGCTGAACAATGGAAAAGACTATGCGCTGATTTTATGGATTTCTGA
- a CDS encoding radical SAM protein has product MHYENMERLIRPPSEAYSILLQATVGCSHNKCTFCRAYKGCRFKIKSDDIIMEDIAYAAKHFRHARRLFICDGDALIIPHKRLLNILKEIEKQLPWINRVGVYANSKSIDLKKEEELEELCDHGLKIAYMGLETGDDVTLKNINKGADSDKMIRMGSKIRKSGIKLSITVLLGIAGRQRSQIHARETGRVLSAIDPEFVGALSLMIVPGTPMFDDYNSGKFELIEPDEMLKELRTIIADTHMTRGLFHANHASNYLPIKARFPKDKDSTLALIDDALAGRVKLKPEWLRGL; this is encoded by the coding sequence ATGCACTATGAAAACATGGAAAGATTAATCAGGCCTCCCAGCGAGGCTTACAGCATCCTGCTCCAGGCAACAGTAGGATGCTCTCATAATAAATGCACATTTTGCAGGGCTTATAAAGGATGCAGGTTTAAAATTAAATCTGATGATATTATAATGGAGGATATTGCATATGCTGCAAAACATTTCAGACATGCACGCCGTCTTTTTATCTGTGATGGTGATGCCCTGATTATACCTCATAAACGCCTGTTAAATATTTTAAAGGAGATTGAAAAACAGCTTCCCTGGATTAACAGGGTGGGAGTATATGCTAATTCCAAAAGTATTGACTTAAAAAAAGAGGAAGAACTTGAAGAACTCTGTGATCACGGGCTGAAGATTGCTTATATGGGTCTTGAAACCGGGGATGATGTTACACTGAAAAATATTAACAAAGGTGCTGATTCTGATAAAATGATTAGAATGGGAAGCAAGATCAGGAAAAGCGGAATCAAGCTTTCTATAACTGTCCTGCTGGGAATTGCAGGAAGGCAGCGCTCGCAGATTCATGCCAGGGAAACAGGGCGTGTACTCAGTGCAATTGATCCTGAATTTGTAGGTGCTTTAAGTCTTATGATAGTACCTGGCACTCCCATGTTTGATGATTATAATTCAGGTAAATTTGAATTAATTGAACCTGATGAAATGCTCAAGGAACTAAGAACCATTATTGCAGATACCCATATGACAAGGGGACTCTTTCACGCCAACCATGCCTCAAACTATCTTCCTATAAAAGCCAGGTTTCCCAAAGATAAAGATTCAACACTGGCATTGATTGACGATGCCCTGGCAGGCCGGGTTAAACTAAAACCCGAATGGCTCAGAGGGCT
- a CDS encoding adenylate/guanylate cyclase domain-containing protein, which yields MTKQPVLKEHRITVLLVDDQKMIGESVRRMLTGEKDIDFHYCQDPTQAIKAANQISPTVILQDLVMPEMDGLRLVRYFRANPPTREVPLIVLSGEEDARIKAEAFALGANDYMVKLPDHREVIARIRYHSKGYINLLERNEAYKALLESQKQLEIRNSFIRKTFGRYLSDDVVDSILESPEGTRLGGEKRRVTIMMSDLRGFTSIGERLPAENVLSMINIYLETMTEIILKYQGTIDEFIGDAILVIFGAPILREDDALRAAACAVEMQLAMKQVNARNNQKGYPPVAQGIGINTGDLVVGNIGSEKRSKYGVVGSNVNLTSRIESYTVGGQILISETTLEACGQILRIDDKMQVMPKGVKNPITIYELGGIGGRFNLFMPEKEKTNLPKLKKNLPVRLSIIEGKYTANEFLAGSIIKMNADMADISAESQIDRHSNIKLSLFNNQEILITENLYAKVIQNLSENPSVFRIQFTSIPPEAEEFLKQELA from the coding sequence ATGACTAAACAGCCTGTATTAAAAGAACACAGAATAACTGTTCTGCTTGTGGACGACCAGAAAATGATCGGTGAATCTGTCCGCAGGATGCTGACTGGTGAAAAAGATATTGATTTCCACTACTGCCAGGACCCGACCCAGGCAATTAAAGCTGCCAATCAAATCTCCCCTACTGTAATTCTTCAAGACCTTGTAATGCCTGAAATGGACGGGCTGCGCCTTGTGCGGTATTTCAGGGCAAACCCTCCAACACGGGAAGTCCCGCTTATTGTATTATCAGGTGAAGAAGATGCACGCATCAAAGCCGAAGCATTTGCCCTGGGAGCCAATGACTACATGGTAAAACTTCCTGACCACAGGGAAGTTATAGCAAGAATACGTTATCATTCCAAAGGCTATATAAACCTTCTGGAAAGAAACGAGGCATACAAAGCCCTGCTGGAAAGCCAGAAACAACTGGAAATAAGAAATAGTTTTATAAGAAAAACCTTTGGCCGTTATCTTTCTGATGATGTGGTTGACAGTATTCTTGAATCTCCTGAAGGAACCAGGCTTGGAGGAGAAAAGCGCCGGGTAACAATCATGATGAGCGATCTGAGGGGTTTTACATCCATAGGAGAACGCCTGCCTGCTGAAAATGTCTTGAGCATGATAAATATCTACCTGGAAACCATGACTGAAATTATATTAAAATACCAGGGAACCATTGACGAATTTATAGGCGATGCCATCCTGGTTATATTTGGTGCGCCTATTCTCCGTGAAGACGATGCCCTTAGAGCAGCAGCCTGTGCAGTTGAGATGCAGCTTGCCATGAAACAGGTAAATGCAAGAAACAATCAAAAGGGCTATCCTCCAGTTGCCCAGGGAATAGGAATAAATACAGGCGATCTTGTTGTAGGCAATATCGGTTCTGAAAAAAGATCAAAATATGGTGTAGTGGGAAGCAATGTCAATCTGACATCACGCATTGAATCATACACTGTTGGAGGACAGATTCTTATATCTGAAACCACCCTTGAAGCATGCGGCCAGATTCTCAGGATTGACGATAAAATGCAGGTTATGCCCAAAGGAGTAAAAAACCCCATAACAATTTATGAATTAGGAGGAATCGGGGGACGATTTAATCTTTTCATGCCTGAAAAAGAAAAAACAAATCTTCCCAAACTAAAAAAAAATCTGCCTGTAAGACTCTCAATCATAGAAGGCAAATATACAGCTAATGAATTTCTTGCAGGCTCTATTATAAAAATGAATGCTGATATGGCAGATATTAGTGCAGAATCCCAGATTGACAGACATTCCAATATCAAATTATCATTATTTAATAATCAAGAGATATTAATTACAGAAAATCTCTATGCTAAGGTAATTCAAAACCTTTCTGAAAACCCTTCTGTTTTTAGAATACAATTTACATCCATACCCCCGGAGGCAGAAGAATTTCTAAAACAAGAGCTTGCTTGA